The following proteins are co-located in the Salvelinus namaycush isolate Seneca chromosome 31, SaNama_1.0, whole genome shotgun sequence genome:
- the LOC120026137 gene encoding vasotocin-neurophysin VT 1 encodes MPDSTIPLLCVLGLLALSSACYIQNCPRGGKRSFPDLQRPCMSCGPGNRGLCFGPSICCGEGMGCYVGSPEAANCAEENYLHSPCQARGRVCGSEGHCAAPGVCCDAESCLLDSDCLEDSTRQPPSEQNSSLVEGLAGDLLQWMLHATRRERPQ; translated from the exons ATGCCAGATTCTACTATTCCACTTCTGTGCGTCCTGGGGCTCCTCGCGCTCTCTTCTGCATGCTACATCCAGAACTGTCCGCGAGGCGGGAAGCGCTCTTTTCCTGATCTGCAAAGACCG TGCATGTCATGTGGCCCCGGAAACCGGGGCCTCTGCTTTGGCCCCAGTATCTGCTGTGGGGAAGGGATGGGCTGCTACGTGGGCTCCCCAGAGGCAGCTAATTGTGCTGAGGAGAACTACCTGCACTCCCCCTGCCAGGCCAGAGGAAGAGTGTGTGGGTCTGAGGGACACTGTGCTGCACCTGGGGTGTGCTGTGATGCGG AGAGTTGTCTACTGGACTCAGACTGCCTAGAGGACAGTACACGTCAGCCACCCAGTGAGCAGAACAGTTCCTTAGTGGAAGGTTTGGCAGGAGATCTGCTGCAGTGGATGCTGCATGCCACCAGAAGGGAGAGACCTCAGTAA